The Candidatus Nitrosoglobus terrae genome segment CCTTTCATTACAATACTGCGACCAAAATGACGGCGAGCACTGGCACAATCGATCCAAGCAACTGTGTATTGATCATCATAGTCCGTATCTTCAAGCCACTTGAAAGTGACCTCTAGATCAGAGGCGGGATTATGTTCAGCCATAATAGCTGCTGTTTCAATGGGAATTAGCCGAAAACTAGCCTCAGTAATAATGCCAGTTAAACCCATTCCTCCCAAGGTAGCCCAAAAAAGCGATTCATTTTTTTCTGGAGAACAACGCTGACGATGACCATCAGCGAGCATTAGCTCTAGTTCCGTAACATGAACACCCAATGTCCCCGCATGATGATGGTTTTTACCGTGAACATCAGCCGCTATGGCTCCACCAATAGAGACATACTGCGTCCCAGGAGTAACTGCTGGAAACCAGCCTCGAGGGACAAAAGTTTCCAAAATTTCAGCTAAAGTAGCCCCAGCCTCAGCTGTCAATATCCCTGTAGAGTCATCAAAAGCTAGAAACCGGTTAAGACGTTCACTTAACATCACTTGGCCTTGGGAAGAAATGGCTGCATCTCCATAGCTTCGTCCCTGCCCCCGGCAGATAAGACTACCCTGCTTTGGTATATTTACATCCCGCATTAGCTCAGGGCGAATAAGTATAGATTTTGCTGTGGGATAACACCCCCAGCCAGAGATAGTTTTACTCAGTGATCTTGTCATCGAAATGCGCGAGAGACCCTGGTGTTCAGGCCGGGGAGGGATAGCGCATCGGCGTAAAGCCGACCCTGTTCTCGCTTCTCCTTTGTCGTTGGCTATCTTTTTGTTTCGGCATTATCACATAATCTAAGATAAAATGTGAATTATGAAAGTCAAGCGCGCATACAAATACAGATTCTATCCAGACCCCGAGCAAACAGAACTGCTTGCAAAGACGTTTGGTTGTGTGCGCTTTGTCTACAATCACCTCCTGAGATACCGAACGGATGCGTACTATCAGGCCAAGGAGAAGATCAATTACATTGGCGCTAATGCCAAGCTGACCGAGATCAAACAAAAGCCTGAGTTTGCTTTTCTCAATGAAATTTCTAGTGTTCCTTTGCAACAATGCCTGAGAAATCAGCAGGCCGCCTTCAAAAACTTCCCCCAAGCGAACCTACGCTGCTGCCGGTTACCGATAAAAAGGTCGGCATCGATGTAGGCATTAAGAATTTATTCGTCACCAGTGATGGCTTCAAATCCGGAAATCCACGCCATAGGATGAAGTACGTCGCCAAGCTTGCCAAATACCAACGCCGCCTTGCCAAGAAAAAACTTGGCGGCAAGAACCGGCAAAAGGCAAAGCTCAAGGTGGCCCGTATTCACGCCAAAATCTCCGATTGCCGGATGGATAACTTTCCCGCAAAAACCTTGCGGTGAAGAACATGATTAAAAACCCGAAACTGGCAAAGCCCATCGCCGATGCAAGCTGGGGAGAATTTACTCGGCAGTTGGAATACAAGGCCAAGTGGGCCGGTAGAGTGTATATCGAAATTGACCGATTCCTCCCTTCGTCAAAACGCTGCCACTGCTGCGGGTTTGTTTCTGAATCGATGCTGCTTGATGTCTGCTCGTGGATCTGTCTAGAATGCGAGAGAAAACACGACCGCGATGTTAATGCGGCGTGTAATATAAAAGCCGCCGGACTGGCGGTGTTAGCCTTTGGAGACTGAGTAAGCGGCGGTAGCATTTCGCTGTTGTCGTTCCGCGATCGATGAATTAGGAATCCCCTTCCTTTGGGGAGGGGGATGTCAAATATCTGTTTTACTGCTTCTTTAATCTTAACTGATTCCGTCTATTCATTGGATATGGCTTCCTTTTAAAACGATTAGTACTTCCTTTTCTCGCTTCACTTATATTATTACCACGCTGCCACTCATCAACCTCTTTTTGCAAGATAGCACTCACAGCTACCCAAGTATAAAATAAATCAAAATAGGCAAGGCTGAGAAATGCACCCGAGACGCCATAGCCCACGAGAGAGATTTGTATAGCCTTTGCGTATGTTCTTATCCACGCCATTTCAGGGGGATATTCCAACTTGCTAAGCTTTCCTAACTGAAAAATTGTGCCCCACAGTAACAGCACAAACAAAAAAAATACGATAAAACCATGTTCCCCCATAGTTTGAAAATAGATACTGTGAGCTGCCTTTGCTTTTCTCTTCCAGTTGCCAATAAAATTGGCATAACTCAGCCAGCGCTCAGTATCCCCATTATAAAATCGCATCCCGGCCCCTAGAAAAGGGCGATCTTTAGCAACGTTAAATGCTACCCCCCAAGCCTGAATACGCTGCAGTGAGGAGCGATCTTTTTCATAGCTAACGGTGGTCTGTTGCCGAGCGACCCATTCTTGGGGCATCAGGTTTTTGCCAAACGTAAAAACTAAAGGGGCTATTAAAAGTACTGTAAACAACTGGCGCTTATACTGCCAAAAAATGACAAATATAACGACAACAAGACCCACCATGGCTCCACGGGAATAAGTTCCTAAGATAGCGGGAATAGTCAGCCAAAATGTAGCAAATAAAGCTAATCGAATCCACTTATCTGACTCCTCGCGAGCCATGAACAGAGCAAGGGGTAGTATCATAAGCAATACTAGTCCCATTTCGTTGTTATCTCCAAAAAAAGATTCTGGTGGCCCCAATACTCTATTATGCCCACCTGTTACAATAGTAAAAATCCCTCCCTTAACCCCATAAAACCCTAAGGATCCTACAATGACTAAACATAAAGCACGGATTCGATATCGCCCATAAATCATCATCGCTGTTATGAAGGTAAATAAAAAAACCTTCTCATCTCTATTCCATTCCTCATAGGCTTCTTCTGGATACCAAGCAAAAATCGTCGTAATTGTAAAATACACCATAAAGATAGCAATTGTGATCATTCCTCGCGTCCAAGGAATCGATCGCCGATCTTTAGCAAAGAATAGCCCAAAAATAGTGGCTCCCCCAATAGCCATGGCCACAGGCAAGCTTGCAAGAGTCCAGCTCAACTTATGAGGATTCATATAACTTAGCCATGACCAAGCCAATACGCCAATCCATGGCCGAATCAGACTCGCTGGCACTAACGCGACTAAAATTGCCAATATGACAATATCACGTAAACCCATGTTTACTTCCCTGAAAAAGAATTAGCAGCAGCTTGAAATACTGCATCTAATTCTTCGGCCTTCCGCATCCAAGTATAGTGACTACAAACCGTTTTTCGTCCCTCTTGGCCAAGGGATTGTTGCCATTTTCTATCCTTAATAACCTTTATTGTTGCTTTGGCTATAGCTTCGGCACCAGCACAAATAAGGATATTTTCATTTTCTTGAATTACCAACCCACCTGCAGCAACGGGTGAAGCAATAACGGGTTTACTCATTGCCCAAGCCTGTAGTATTTTATTTTTTATTCCAGCGCCCTTTCGCATTGGGCAAACAAATACGGTTGCTCGCGCTAAATAGGGTCTTACCTCTTCAACAAATCCCGTTACAATGACGTTATCTCTCGCCAATGCTTGTACGGCTGGAGCAGGATCTCGTCCCACAAGAATTACTTTTACCTCCGGTATTTGCTGTTGAATTCGAGGTAAAATCTCTTGTACTAAAAAACAGGCAGCATCTATATTCGGCTGAAATCCCATTGACCCTTCAAATACAATAGTTGCCGGATCTGAATCTCCCTCAAAAGGGTAAAAATAGTTTTCATCTACCCCATTGTGAATCGTATATATGGGCGTATTAGGGCACACACGGCTCAAAACACTTGCTTCTAGCTCGCTGACCACAATACAAGCATCGGCGGGACAAAAATAGCAGCGCTCAAATAATGCATTTTGCACTAAACGCTTTCCCATTCGTATCCGTTCCATAAAATGAGTAGCGGTACATAATTCTCGCCAATACTCGACAATTCCCTCGTCAACAATATCGGCAACAAAAGGCAGTGATCTAGAACGAGGTACATTCACCACGGTATTCCAGCCTGACATCCATACGAGATCATATGCTTGACTGGACATATGCTGCTGAAGCCAATCTATCATGGGCTGGCTTTGATGAGATAAATCTATTGAAAGCATTCTCCGTAACCGCATTCCTAGAGCCTCTTTTTTTGGTTGCGGTTGTGGAAAGACAATAATTTTATGAAACAAATCCTTTAAAGGAGAAGGGATATCCTTATCCCCGTAACAGGCCAGATCAAAACGATGTTTAGATAATAAGGAGCGCACATAATGATAAATACGAAGATTTTGCCCATTATGCAGCGGGAAGGGATAACGATCACAAAGAACAAGAATCCGCATTAGGTGTCACTTAATTGGGTCTTCGCCCTAGAAATAGCTCCACGAAAACCTTTACTAGACCAATAGCTGCAGTTTTATTTAAATTTGCCGCCAAGCTACCAAGATAACAGCTCAATGCATTCCCATAACGCCCCTGCTGCCGTGCTTGATAGGCACGCGCACATCGAACGATTCTAAGCTTCTTCATTAACGCTCTTTGCTGGCTTGTCGTTAACTTACCCACGCGTTGCCTAAATGTGGCTAATACCTGTTCCGTTTCTAATAATACTGCATCAAGAGCACTACCTAAACTATCTGGATAATCGTATGTACGCACAAGAGGCCTTTCTATGGCAGCTATCCTATAGCGCCTCGAAATTCGGAGCCATAAATCAAGATCTTCACCAATTCTAAATTGCTCATCAAAAAGATTTTCTCTAAAGAGCTCCGCACGCCCCACTACAGTGGGTGTAGCTACAAATAAGGAGGTGCAAATTCGCTCAAAGCCATCACGGAATATGAGACCCTCACTATCCCGCTCACCTCCCGGCAGATAAACGGAAGTATGTTGATCAAATCCATTTATAATAAATTGATTATTTCGCCATTTTTCAAAATTAGTACAGATTAAACCCACATCAGAGTAGCGTTGCATAATCTCCAATTCAGGGCGTAATTTGCCTTCTAGCCATTCATCATCTGCGTCAAGAAATGCAATATATTCCCCTTGGCTGGCTTTGATCCCTATGTTTCTAGCGCCTCCAGCACCTATCCCTGAGGTACGGATAACTTGCACTTCCTTATAACTAGAAGCTAGCGCTCCTGTCTCATCTGTTGAACCATCATCAATCACAATTAATTCAGTAGGTAAATTAACCTTTAAAACACTCTCAATAGCCCTAGATAATGTTTCAGTAGCATTTCGGGCAGGGATAATAACAGTTGTCTTCGCTACCCGCACAAATCACATCCTCAAGTTATTAGGTAAACCCTACCCTACCTACCAGCCGCTATCGCTTCTAAGCAAAGATTATCTAATATAGCAAGATTATGATTCGCGTCAAAGTACGTTGCTGCACGCTTATAGCCGGCTTTACCTAACCTAATTCGTAAATCGCGATCTAAGGCAAGCTGCTCAATAGCTAATGCCAATTCTTGATCACTACCTGCTTGATGAAATAACCCAGTTTGCCCTTCAAGTACAATTTCACGAGGGCCGGGTAGATCTGCAGCGATTACTGGACGTGATGCGGCCATAGCTTCTACCAACACCGTTCCAAATGGCTCTTTAAGAGAAGCATGAACAAAAAGATCAGCTGCAGTCATCACTGCAGGAATATCATTCATAAAACCTAAAAAATGCACAGACTCCGCTAATCCTAGCTGTTCCACAAGGCGGTAAATATCTTTCTTATAGGGCTCACCATCATGATAAAGGGTAGTATCACCCGCAATAATTACCTTAATTTGAGGTACCCGCCCTCGAACCTTAGCAACCGCCCGGAGAAATACCTCATACCCTTTCTGCGGTACCATACGAGCTACAAACGCTATTACCAAAGCTTCTTGTGAGATATTTAGATGAGCGCGAAGATCCTGCCCTCTATCTTGGGCAGTATTATAGGTATTGAGCGGAATCCCATTAGGGATAACTTCAACTAATGTAGGATTAACACCTGCCTCCAGCATAGCTTCCGCCTCATAACGGGTTGTTGCTGCTACACGGAATACGTTTTCATTAAGAAAGCGTACAAGTTCTTGGCGTTGCTCCAGCTTAATACCCCAAGGAACAAAGGTATCTGCTCTAGCACGCCATATCACTGTAAGCCCTCTTCGAACTGCTAACCGGCCACCCGTATTTAAATCAGGATAGGTATTACAAACAACTATTGACTTAAGACTAGATGTATTTTTTATTGTCCGGAATAAGCGATCAAGACGCCAACGGCCAAGACGTCGCGCTAGCAACCCAGTAATGCCGCTAGCCGATCCGTGCCAACCAGACACTAACACGCTACAGCCAAATGCTTGTACTCTATTTACAAGAGAACCATTTTCACCTAACACTACAGTGATATCTTTATGGGGAAACTTTGTGCCTTGAATATGATCTAATAACCTTAATTCACCACCCCCTAAATCTCCGTACCAAGACAAATAGACAAGATTACCTACAGCGCGATGAATCGCCGCTTGATCTTTATTAACGGCCATGTGCCAATATAAATTAATTTTTTTGTAAAAAATCTAAAAAACTAAGGAGTTTATCAATCGTGTTACGTTATTTATCTCTAAGTATTCTGCTGATCACCCTGCTTATACTACCGACAGAGAGCCAATCCCGGCGTGTATACGATTATTATGATCGGGCAAGCCAGCCATCTAATCTTTTAACCAACGTTGAAGGATACCATATAAATCTTATCTATGACGGATTGAGGGACAAGTATTATCCTAAAGTCGAGAATAATATTAAATTTATTCTTGATTATTTCCCCAACCACCCAAGGGCACTTACGATACTTGCGCAGTATACCTCTGAATTCCATAAATACAAATTTGCTGAGGAGTATTTTGGTCGCGCTTTAAAGCTGTTCCCTAATACAGCTTCTACCTATGGGATTTATGGATTCTATCTCCATCGCCAAGGAAAGCTTGAGGAGGCCATTGCTCAGTACCGTAAAGCAATTAGCCTAAAGGAAGATTACAGTGAAGCTTATTATAACCTAGGGCTAGCATTACTAGATGAAGGAAAGGCTAAAGAAGCTAATAAAGTAGCACAAAAAGCCTATGCGCTTAACTACCCCTTCCTAGGGCTACGTAAGCTACTAGAAAAACAAGGAGCATGGAAGCCCCTCAAAAAATCTAATTAATACCGCTTATTATCCTCACCATTACCCAGCGGCCGAAATTATATAACCGCTGGATAATTAGCTTAATATTAGTTAAATTACTGCTCTCATATTGTTTAAAAACCCTTAGGCAGCCACCTAATTATTCGGTATATTTTCCCCCGTACCCTCAAACTGTCTTAAATCCACCAGCCCAATATGAGTCATCGGATGAGAATAATCACAACCGGCATCCCCCACACAGCCAAAGAGCACCATCCAACCCGAGCTATGCCAAGTCATGGTGTTACCTTTAATCTTATCGGTTAACGTCGTCGCGGGATCATCCCACACCACCTTTTGGTAAGTATCTTTAGCGGCATCATAGACGTACACTGAAGAGGGATACGTAAACTGGTTTATCTTGCCTGATACGCCATTATTCATCTGCTTATACATGGCTATCTTATCGCCTAAGGCCGCCATGTACACTCTTCCCCAATCATCCCCATTCCCATCGCGCAAGTCATCAGGCAGCAATCCCATTTCCTCAAAGGTATGGGTATCAATATTCCAGCGCCATAAACTATAGACATCTCCAAAGCCTTTCATGATGCTGCTGGCCTCATTGGTAATATAGATATAGCGGCCTACCTGCGCTACCGTGCCATCGGCAAACAAGCCAAAGGTATGGGGATAGGTGGCCCATGTTTGGGTATCGGGGTCAAAGTAGTAGGCGCTACGGTCATCTAGGAAAATCAGTTTATCCGTTTGAGCATCATAAATCCCATGGGCAGAGGGTCTTGGTCGAGCTTGCATGGTCTTCATCGGCTCTGCCGGTAAGCCTTCCGGCTGTACCCATTGACGGCTGATAAAGTCAAAGTAAGAGAGAATACCAAAGCCCCCCCCTTGATTACAGGTGTCATTGTAGGGATACCAAATCCCAGGCCCTAGCCACATCCGTTGTCGTTTCGTATCCCATAGCTGGCCCACTTCATCGGGATGCCTAGGATAGTTGCCCGTCGAGTTACCACAGTAATGGGCTTCTATTTTCCAAGTGTTCGCAAGGACATCATAGCTGTGTAAATCTTGTCGGCCATCTTGGGCAACGACGCTATCTCCAAAAGGAAACGGGGTATAATCTCCTCCACCCCAGTCACCGGCCACCACATACAGCTTGCCATCTCCCAGTTCTGTTAAGCGCATATGCTTAGCGGCTCCATAGGGGCTTAGGCTGCTTTTTAACGGCGGTAGCGCTTGCGGGACGGCAGTCACTTTAATCTCTCCAGAAATAATCTGGGCCGGTGCACCAGAGGAACTTGGGGGGGGAGTTACCGGCGGACTTACCGGCGGAGTCACAGGGGGCGGGGGAGTAGGGTTTGAACCCACAGAAGAGCTGCCACTGATAGGAACGCCTAATTGTTGAGCTTTTTGTGCTAACAGTGCCATAAGCTCATTTTTAGTCATTACCACATCAGGATAATTTTCTGTGTACTGTTGTAGCAATATATTCAATTGCTTTTGTAGAGCTTGGATTTGGCTATCAGTAGAGCTTGATCCGCTCCCACCAGAGGAACTTGGGGGGGGAGTTACCGGCGGACTTACCGGCGGAGTCACAGGGGGCGGGGGAGGATCTGGATTTACCGGCGGTGAGGTAGGCGGTACAGAACCACTACTGCCCCCCGATACATTACCAGCCAACTGTAAGCACCAAGTATTACTACTACTATAGCCTCCAGAGATAATATTTCCATTGCTATCAAAATAGGCCCCCCCCCGATAACAGTGCTTCTCTGTCGTCGGATCATAGGCCCCAAACGGCATCCGTACCGCCGGCATATTGGCTTGGGCGGTAATGTCTACCCAAGCAGGCCCCTGGTTATGAATATTCCAAGTAAACACACTATTGGTGCCCGTCCAGTTGGCATTGGATCCCAGTGTGGTAGGATTGCCCCCATAGACAACAATGTCTCCTGTGCCTTGATCATAGGTGACTTGGGGATAGGAACGGCTAACCGGTAGATTAGGAAGACTCACATCCCATTGCCGGGTTACTAAATTAAATCTTCTAAACTTTTTGCTATCAACCAATACGCCTCCCTCATTACACACCCCGCCCACAATGTACACCCACTGTCCCGCCGCTACCGCGCTATTACGCATGTTTTCACAGGCATCGGTGTTGGCCACTCCATTTACAGGCTCCAAGCTATAAGTTCCATCAGACTGGGGATGAATCAGCGTAATAAATTTACTCGGGCTACCGTTGAACGCTCCACCATAGACAAAGCCCATGTTTTGATCTTCACTCCAGACCATCGCTGGATTAAAGGCAGACCAGTTAAATCCGGCAGGCGCTTTAAACAACCCGCCCATCACCGTATTAATATCAACCCACTGGAGGCTAGCGTAATCAAAGAAACCATTCTGGTTAGGTTTGCCATTTAAATAAGCGCCTCCCAAAATCACCAGCCCTCTACCAGGGATACTTAGACTTAAGTGGTTGTCTCGATCGTTAATTCCATTTCCCGTTATCGCAAAGGTGGGCCCTGAACCTTCATTGGCTTGTTGTAGATAGCTAAAGGTATTGCTCGATGAATCAAAACATCGTACTGAGTTGTTTGGCGTTCCTGCAGTGGCATTGCCAAATAAAAAAATAATACAGTTGCGTCCATCGCCTACCTTAGCATAAGCCCCTGAGGTCCACCCCGCAGTATAATTCGACGGATCATGATACGGGCCTGTAATCATTGCTGCTTGCGCAGATCCTGCTAGAATTACTAGAGCACATACTAATACCCAGCATTTAATAAAGCTAACAATCTCATGCTGTCTAAAAATGATGCTTAGCAAGATAAAATTAAAAGATAACATTATAAAATTATTTTTTGATTAAAATTTCATTTAAGTGTTAGATATCGAGTCTTTACTAATAATAGCTATCCGTTCACCAACCAGCGGTAGAAAATACAAAGATGGCCATCACAAGCAGAAAAACTAAAAGTATATTATCCATTTTTAGCTTTATAAATAGATAATGACTCTAGAGATTTCTGCTGCGCCAGCCGTGTAGATTCCTCTTCCTGAAGCCATTGCTCTAAAATCATAAGAACCCACGATAAAGTACCATAATAGGCTGCATGCTCATGAAGGCGTGGCCCAATAAGATCATCTATTAATGCCGGCTGTATAAACCCTCGGCCACGCAAGCTCATCAAGCTATCTCCTACAAGCTCATACAAAGGCTGATAATCCTTTAACCATACACCAACAGGCAATCCAAAACCGTGTTTATGCTTAGCTATCACCGCATCGGGGAGAAAACCTCGTAAGGCTTCCTTAAAAAAATAACGCAACTGTGTACGCTTGACTTTGAAATTAGACGGTAAAGATGCTGCAAAATCACCAACAGCATCATCTAACATCGGGAAAGCTACATCAACACCAGCAGCACTACACATCCCTACCACTTTAGGTAAATCGTTATCCGCCAACGTAATTCTTAAATCATAACCCAACATACGATTAATAAGACTCTTAGCAACAACTCCTTGATAAAGAGAAATCAAATGTTGCAGCGGTGAGTCTTGATTAATAGAAGTGAGGAAGTTTCCAGAAAAAATCTGCTCCGAACCTATTCTATTAATGAGATTATAAGACTCCATCCTGTTTGGCATTGGAACAGCTGCCCGTTCAATATAACGCTGTAGTTTCGCTATAATAGGTAGCCGCTGAGCTTGAGGAACTTTAATTATGGGCTCAATTAACCCTCTTCGCAGCATCTTTGGGATTTGCTCATAGAGAGAGAGTATCCATTGCTTAGCATAACGTGTATTGCCACCAAATAACTCATCCCCACCATCGCCCCCAAGTAAACAATCAATCCCATCTTCTTTAGCCAATTGGGCGCAGAAGAAAGTAGGAACCGCCGAAGCATTGCCAAAAGGTTGCCCGTAAGCACGGGTTATTTTAGGAATAGCCGTTATTATATCTTGGGGTGTTACATAATATTCATGGTGATCTGTGCCAAAATGATTAGCTGTAATACGAGCATAGTGGGTTTCATCATAACCATCAGCAGCAAAACCAATAGAGTAAGTACGTGCCGGCTGATCTAGGGCCTTACCTAGTAAACCCGTTACAGTAGAACTGTCTGTACCTCCGCTTAAAAACGCACCAACAGACTTAT includes the following:
- a CDS encoding asparagine synthetase B family protein, translating into MRGLWGWFQYNPGSEEIGRCLLSIMAQENLASSPVFVNHSIAVTGHHPDRLLIREQEGVIAVVVGNARWNDDPLNEDMLQGLVSRFRRDRLEMLAQLKGAFALAILDSTENEALLAVDRYGAYALCYSEMNGSLVFGPTPAEVVAHPAIITEIDSQSIFDYAYFHIIPAPKTIYQKVWRLPPGQALHYRRGVIEAKPYWRYVFHEQARQPPLAELKETFRDTLCQAVTRSVQGNKSVGAFLSGGTDSSTVTGLLGKALDQPARTYSIGFAADGYDETHYARITANHFGTDHHEYYVTPQDIITAIPKITRAYGQPFGNASAVPTFFCAQLAKEDGIDCLLGGDGGDELFGGNTRYAKQWILSLYEQIPKMLRRGLIEPIIKVPQAQRLPIIAKLQRYIERAAVPMPNRMESYNLINRIGSEQIFSGNFLTSINQDSPLQHLISLYQGVVAKSLINRMLGYDLRITLADNDLPKVVGMCSAAGVDVAFPMLDDAVGDFAASLPSNFKVKRTQLRYFFKEALRGFLPDAVIAKHKHGFGLPVGVWLKDYQPLYELVGDSLMSLRGRGFIQPALIDDLIGPRLHEHAAYYGTLSWVLMILEQWLQEEESTRLAQQKSLESLSIYKAKNG